The Pocillopora verrucosa isolate sample1 chromosome 14, ASM3666991v2, whole genome shotgun sequence genome has a segment encoding these proteins:
- the LOC131798312 gene encoding NACHT, LRR and PYD domains-containing protein 12-like, producing the protein METVKEYFLVKYFSCVGYFGAVFHLLALFSLLAATAALRINERLRFSCQSATHLRDYCLVRYDKHYTPLPLYGFVLLCFVPLVLMCITYSWCFVKSRVDELETALKADPENPRRRPRVASRRVFRCYFIHLLLRCLWGILCAALQKCVFYLAGFPAEFACVSPTVKPTVNSTNSNATKDYSSVMINCDNSVASDKNWNATLILVVNVVLALLVFGEMLYLLVQKSRSKEFTLDSEFCQKHFWNKKTLSVTLRHAIAHMREKILRETETIEPLIAESDGNLKLDDNFVNLVIYTGRAEHEFTNLSVRHEIFDVYLKPKHGLVAINSIKELFLQNKDTQNPFKILVIGRPGIGKSLLCTKISRDWGKDELLPYFHLFYLIRFRWFNDETLQKISLKELLCRLHPEGSNDDELFQYVLDNPEKVIIVFDGLDEFNNHLHCLKDDEAYGGNNAKEQMPLSALYVKLLKEKLLPGATILTTSRPDAVQSIAHLTALHINRKVEIMGFTSEKIKEYVEKHFDEGKVDRIWSHLSSNLELLSLCYIPVNARIICSLLETRLKLQEDDPIPKPLPSTSTEVYKEAVRLFIFKHHPEFQGKTLTQDFLVGNDDFPDTVNRAGALAKKGIEDGQLVFDSHEVQGMENCGLFNRMPNRKVSSSKFESQYCFLHLIFQEFLAAWEIAKMKPDELTSFVRTNALDPKWHLVLQFVAGLLGDVKNEAVRVFVHMLCEFINKSGYEEQSRQMALLMMKCLHEYNDEDTVKQAASEIQSSTTFYGRISIKLCFLQFNDLDCAAIVYLIKHLHGNIMLNLCSNLITDEGVPYLCTALKDEHCNLAELDLSDNKISEQGVSHLCAALKDEHCKLTTLNISYNKISEQGVSHLCAALKDEHCKLTMLDLCSNNTSDKGASHLCAALKDEHCKLTMLDLRSNNISDKGTSDLCAALKDEHCKLTKLGLSSNNISDKGASDLCAALKDEHCKLAKLDLSSNNISDKGASDLCAALKDEHCKLTMLDLRSNNILDKGASDLCAALKDGHCKLTYLSLPFHEISDKGV; encoded by the coding sequence ATGGAGACTGTCAAGGAGTATTTTCTGGTAAAATACTTCAGCTGCGTCGGGTACTTTGGTGCAGTTTTTCACCTTTTAGCTTTGTTCTCACTCTTAGCAGCCACTGCAGCCTTGAGAATCAACGAACGACTTAGATTTAGCTGCCAGTCTGCTACCCACCTTCGTGATTACTGTTTGGTGAGATATGACAAACATTACACTCCTCTTCCACTCTATGGATTTGTCTTACTTTGCTTCGTTCCCTTGGTGCTAATGTGTATCACTTACTCCTGGTGCTTTGTGAAATCCCGTGTCGATGAGCTTGAAACCGCCTTGAAAGCAGATCCGGAAAACCCTCGCCGCCGGCCAAGGGTGGCATCTCGCCGAGTGTTTCGTTGTTACTTCATACATCTCCTTTTACGATGTTTATGGGGAATTTTATGTGCTGCTTTACAAAAGTGTGTGTTTTATCTCGCTGGATTTCCAGCAGAATTCGCTTGTGTTTCCCCGACCGTAAAGCCAACTGTAAATTCGACGAATTCAAATGCAACCAAAGATTATTCCTCGGTCATGATCAACTGTGACAATTCCGTCGCATCAGACAAGAACTGGAATGCCACATTAATTTTGGTGGTAAATGTTGTGCTGGCGCTGCTGGTTTTTGGAGAGATGTTGTATCTTTTGGTACAAAAGTCACGCAGTAAAGAGTTCACCTTGGACTCTGAATTCTGTCAAAAACACTTTTGGAACAAGAAAACCCTTTCAGTCACTCTGCGTCACGCGATTGCCCACATGAGGGAGAAAATTCTGAGGGAAACGGAAACTATAGAACCTTTGATTGCTGAGTCCGATGGAAATCTTAAGTTGGACGACAATTTTGTCAACCTTGTTATTTACACGGGAAGGGCAGAACACGAATTTACTAACTTGTCTGTCAGACACGAAATATTCGATGTCTATTTGAAGCCAAAACATGGATTAGTGGCTATCAACTCAATTAAAGAGTTATTTCTCCAAAACAAAGATACTCAAAATCCATTTAAAATTCTTGTGATTGGTCGCCCAGGGATTGGAAAGTCCCTGCTGTGTACGAAAATATCGCGTGACTGGGGCAAGGATGAATTGTTGCCTTACTTTCACCTATTTTATTTGATCCGATTTAGATGGTTCAACGATGAGACATTACAGAAGATATCTCTCAAAGAATTGTTATGTCGTTTACACCCAGAAGGCAGCAATGATGATGAGCTATTCCAGTACGTTTTAGACAACCCTGAAAAAGTAATCATTGTGTTTGATGGCCTAGATGAATTTAATAACCATTTACACTGTCTGAAAGATGATGAAGCATATGGTGGGAATAATGCAAAGGAACAAATGCCTCTGTCTGCTCTTTATGTTAAGCTATTGAAAGAAAAGCTGCTTCCAGGAGCCACAATTTTAACAACCAGTAGACCTGATGCAGTACAGAGCATTGCACACCTCACTGCATTGCACATTAACAGGAAGGTGGAGATAATGGGTTTTACATCCGAGAAGATCAAGGAGTATGTGGAGAAACATTTTGATGAAGGGAAAGTAGATAGAATATGGAGTCATCTGAGTAGCAATTTGGAGTTGCTGTCACTATGCTACATTCCAGTAAACGCACGCATCATTTGCTCTCTGTTGGAGACACGCCTCAAACTCCAAGAAGACGATCCAATTCCCAAGCCTTTGCCATCAACTTCAACAGAAGTGTACAAAGAAGCTGTGAGATTGTTTATCTTCAAGCATCATCCAGAATTTCAAGGTAAAACATTAACACAGGACTTTCTTGTGGGAAATGATGACTTCCCAGATACTGTGAATAGGGCAGGAGCATTGGCAAAAAAAGGAATAGAAGATGGACAACTGGTGTTTGATTCACATGAAGTGCAGGGAATGGAGAATTGTGGTTTGTTTAACCGCATGCCAAACAGAAAAGTTTCAAGCTCCAAATTTGAGTCACAATACTGCTTTCTTCACTTGATATTTCAAGAATTTCTGGCTGCATGGGAAATTGCTAAAATGAAACCTGATGAGCTCACGAGTTTTGTCAGAACAAATGCCTTAGACCCAAAATGGCATCTGGTGCTTCAGTTTGTAGCGGGTCTACTTGGTGATGTAAAAAATGAAGCAGTTAGGGTTTTTGTACACATGCTTTGTGAGTTCATAAACAAATCTGGATATGAAGAACAGTCAAGGCAGATGGCTCTCCTCATGATGAAATGCTTGCATGAGTACAATGATGAAGACACAGTAAAGCAGGCTGCTTCTGAAATACAGAGTAGTACCACATTTTACGGCAGAATTAGTATTAAGCTGTGTTTTCTTCAGTTCAATGATCTTGACTGTGCAGCAATTGTTTACTTGATAAAGCATCTCCATGGAAACATTATGTTGAACCTTTGTTCTAATCTAATAACTGACGAAGGTGTACCATACTTGTGTACTGCACTAAAAGATGAACATTGTAACCTCGCAGAGTTGGACCTTTCAGACAACAAGATATCAGAGCAAGGTGTATCACACCTGTGTGCTGCACTAAAAGATGAACATTGTAAACTCACAACGTTAAACATTTCATACAACAAGATATCAGAGCAAGGTGTATCACACCTGTGTGCTGCACTAAAAGATGAACATTGTAAACTCACAATGTTGGACCTTTGTTCCAACAACACATCAGACAAAGGTGCATCACACCTGTGTGCTGCACTAAAAGATGAACATTGTAAACTCACAATGTTGGACCTTCGTTCCAACAACATATCAGACAAAGGTACATCAGACCTGTGTGCTGCACTAAAAGATGAACATTGTAAACTCACAAAGTTGGGCCTTAGTTCCAACAACATATCAGACAAAGGTGCATCAGACCTGTGTGCTGCACTAAAAGATGAACATTGTAAACTCGCAAAGTTGGACCTTAGTTCCAACAACATATCAGACAAAGGTGCATCAGACCTGTGTGCTGCACTAAAAGATGAACATTGTAAACTCACAATGTTGGACCTTCGTTCCAACAACATATTAGACAAAGGTGCATCAGACCTGTGTGCTGCACTAAAAGATGGACATTGTAAACTCACATACTTGAGCCTTCCTTTTCATGAGATATCAGACAAAGGTGTATGA